The following are from one region of the Corylus avellana chromosome ca1, CavTom2PMs-1.0 genome:
- the LOC132185671 gene encoding YTH domain-containing protein ECT4-like, whose product MEMYNVSEHGNTETYLIQGAESNLHFTSPLPEQIEAMYNEGASEFVVDQGLYYPTATNYGYYCTGFDAPVDWEDHHRIFGVDGPDIQYAGGQNESSPYVYYPPSYGYAQSPYNPYNPYIPGAMIGVESPFVGAQQYYTVPPYQNPVSSPAYVPFVFQPDITPSTSADSLYDNGISMNRPEGRGLKHNFSSATGSFPRNSLKSVSNQTNSLTRVSESSRTSGGSSKQSAMHSAGSFATPASSHVLQGRSASGSIPSVDNISNGKVLSHQNQLKVTLPAGNGLSGFGSSAYVQAGAKIRPKIHVGRALNDVIGSPDALGEQNRGPRINRSKDQLAVKAYTTRAGDSNTQGNIIIYTDQYNKDEFPVDYVDAKFFVIKSYSEDDVHKSIKYNVWSSTPHGNKKLDSAYEDSRRIAAEKLRSCPIFLFFSVNASGQFCGIAEMVGPVDFNKDMDFWQQDKWSGSFPVKWHIIKDVPNTNFRHIVLENNENKPVTNSRDTQEIMYKKGLEMLKIFKNYTLKTSLLDDFLYYENRQKIMEEGKARLLVKSFGSPYLVPALDPPRKVNSVVELPSSEDGKTSKPNSGPNSSIKTGVSAPEQVSSNSDVTSTTIGDGNAEQIAVELKDDMVSTLKIGSLTINPKEAEAKPTGIANTESVDVVTVGSVPIKVNGFAESGFLTVGTIPLDPRALQLDKGGAPVNNGSQR is encoded by the exons ATGGAAATGTATAATGTTTCTGAACATGGAAACACAGAGACTTATCTG ATTCAAGGTGCCGAATCCAACCTGCACTTTACGAGTCCACTACCTGAACAAATTGAAGCCATGTACAATGAAGGAGCCTCTGAGTTTGTTGTTGATCAGGGCTTGTATTATCCAACTGCCACCAATTATGGGTATTATTGTACAG GATTTGATGCACCCGTCGATTGGGAGGACCACCATAGGATTTTTGGTGTAGATGGTCCTGATATCCAGTACGCG GGTGGCCAAAATGAAAGTTCGCCTTATGTATATTATCCGCCTAGCTATGGATATGCACAGTCTCCATACAACCCTTATAATCCTTACATACCTGGTGCTATGATAGGTGTTGAAAGTCCATTTGTAGGGGCACAGCAGTATTACACAGTTCCCCCTTATCAGAACCCAGTCTCTTCACCTGCTTATGTACCCTTTGTTTTTCAACCAGATATTACCCCTAGTACTTCAGCTGACTCCTTGTACGATAATGGTATATCAATGAATAGACCTGAAGGAAGAGGTTTAAAACATAACTTCAGTTCGGCTACTGGATCCTTTCCAAGGAACTCCCTAAAATCTGTTTCAAATCAGACAAATTCCCTGACCAGGGTATCTGAAAGTTCAAGAACCAGTGGTGGATCAAGCAAACAATCTGCGATGCATTCTGCTGGTAGTTTTGCCACTCCAGCTTCATCTCATGTTCTTCAG GGTAGAAGTGCCTCTGGCTCAATTCCTTCTGTAGATAACATTTCCAATGGCAAGGTTCTATCTCATCAAAACCAATTGAAAGTAACCCTCCCTGCCGGTAATGGTTTATCTGGATTTGGATCAAGTGCTTATGTACAGGCAGGGGCTAAGATTCGACCCAAGATCCATGTTGGCAGAGCACTGAATGATGTAATTGGAAGCCCAGATGCATTGGGCGAGCAAAATCGGGGCCCTAGAATAAATAGATCGAAAGATCAACTGGCTGTCAAAGCCTACACAACCAGGGCAGGAGATAGTAACACACAAGGAAACATCATTATCTATACTGATCAGTATAACAAGGATGAATTTCCGGTTGATTATGTGGATGCAAAGTTCTTTGTAATAAAATCATACAGTGAGGATGATGTTCACAAGAGCATCAAGTATAATGTTTGGTCTTCTACACCCCACGGAAACAAGAAGTTGGATAGTGCTTATGAAGATTCACGGAGAATAGCTGCAGAGAAGCTTAGAAGCTGTCctatcttcctcttcttttct GTTAATGCAAGTGGTCAATTCTGTGGTATTGCAGAGATGGTTGGCCCAGTTGACTTCAATAAGGATATGGATTTCTGGCAGCAAGATAAATGGAGTGGAAGCTTCCCTGTTAAGTGGCACATCATCAAAGATGTCCCAAACACCAATTTTAGACACATTGTCTTAGAAAATAATGAGAACAAGCCAGTGACTAATAGCAGAGATACACAAGAG ATAATGTATAAGAAAGGTCTggagatgttgaaaatattcaaaaattacACACTGAAGACCTCTTTACTTGATGACTTCCTGTACTATGAAAATCGTCAGAAAATCATGGAGGAAGGGAAAGCCAGGTTACTTGTCAAAAGCTTTGGAAGTCCTTATCTTGTACCTGCATTGGATCCCCCCCGCAAGGTAAATAGTGTTGTTGAGCTACCTTCAAGTGAAGATGGAAAAACTTCCAAGCCCAACAGTGGTCCAAACAGCTCGATAAAGACTGGTGTCTCTGCTCCTGAGCAAGTTTCATCTAATTCTGATGTTACCAGCACAACCATCGGAGATGGAAATGCTGAACAAATTGCAGTTGAGTTAAAAGATGATATGGTATCTACTTTAAAGATTGGTTCACTCACCATAAACCCGAAGGAGGCTGAGGCTAAGCCTACCGGCATTGCTAATACTGAATCTGTTGACGTTGTCACAGTCGGCTCAGTACCCATTAAAGTTAATGGGTTTGCTGAATCTGGTTTTCTAACGGTTGGGACTATTCCGCTCGATCCTAGAGCCTTACAGCTTGACAAGGGGGGTGCTCCTGTTAATAATGGATCCCAACGTTAG
- the LOC132185277 gene encoding uncharacterized protein LOC132185277 — MDVDVDHYLVLGLPSGEEGAKLSVDDIKKAYRSKALELHPDKRPGDKQALADFQRLQTSYDILKDEKARKLFDDLLRVKREQQRRQSERSSKRDAKRQKMVSDLEERERAAFAADPAAKEREEEERIAKKLREEIARIRAMRTNKGGNMASATSRESTGARKEGTETTGARVDKERVLKVSWEKVGEDYTAEGLRELFSKFGEVEDVVIKSSKKKGSALVVMATKDAAVAATGSVCGHLSNPLLVLPLQPPMAAETPSAPRSTEPDRLSTLVGAGYAAFEDTVLMKLQKAAKKQK, encoded by the exons ATGGATGTTGATGTAGATCATTATCTTGTTCTCGGGCTGCCCTCAGGTGAGGAAGGCGCCAAGCTTAGCGTGGATGACATTAAAAAGGCATACAGATCAAAAGCTCTGGAGTTGCACCCGGACAAGAGGCCGGGCGATAAACAAGCCCTTGCTGATTTTCAAAGGCTTCAGACATCCTATGACATTCTCAAGGATGAAAAAGCTAGGAAGTTGTTTGATGATCTTCTACGGGTTAAACGTGAGCAGCAACGTCGCCAGTCAGAGCGGAGTTCCAAGCGTGATGCCAAGCGACAAAAGATGGTTTCTGACCTTGAAGAAAGGGAGCGGGCTGCTTTTGCTGCTGACCCTGCTGCAAAAGAACGAGAAGAGGAGGAGAGAATTGCCAAGAAGCTGAGAGAAGAGATTGCAAGAATACGAGCAATGCGCACAAATAAAGGTGGAAATATGGCATCGGCTACAAGTAGAGAGTCAACAGGAGCTAGGAAGGAGGGTACGGAGACTACTGGGGCTAGGGTGGATAAGGAGAGAGTGCTTAAAGTTTCATGGGAGAAGGTTGGTGAAGATTACACTGCAGAGGGGTTAAGAGAGTTGTTTTCGAAGTTTGGTGAGGTGGAAGATGTTGTCATTAAAAGTTCCAAGAAAAAAGGTTCTGCACTTGTTGTAATGGCAACTAAAGATGCGGCA gtTGCCGCTACAGGAAGTGTGTGTGGTCATCTTTCTAATCCATTGCTAGTTTTACCTCTTCAACCACCAATGGCAGCTGAGACTCCAAGTGCCCCAAGATCCACAGAACCTGATAGACTAAGTACTTTGGTTGGGGCTGGTTATGCTGCATTTGAAGATACTGTCTTGATGAAACTCCAAAAG GCTGCGAAGAAGCAAAAATGA